In Sandaracinaceae bacterium, the sequence GCTCACGCGGGTGGGCCTCGACCACGCTCGCGACCGACCCATCGGCAAGTTCAGCAAGGGCATGATGCAACGCGTGGGGCTGGCGCAGTCCCTGCTGCACGACCCGGACCTGCTGGTGTTGGACGAGCCCATGAGCGGCCTCGACCCGATTGGCCGCAAGGAGGTGCGTGACCTGCTGGTGGAGCAGCGCGCGCGTGGGAAGACGCTCATCTTCACCAGCCACATCCTGAGCGACGTGGAGATGCTGTGTGACCGGGTGGCCATCTTGCAGCACGGACTGGTCACCGCTGCGGGCACGCTGGACGAGCTGCTGCACCGCGGTCAGCGGCGCTTCGAGGTCCAGCTGGGCTCGGTATCGGAGGCGACACGCGCCGCGCTCGCAGACCTGGGCACGCTCACCTCGCAGGGCGCGTCGTGGGTGATCGGCGTGGACGGCGAAGCCGCAGTGGAGCCGGTGCTGCGTGCCGCGCTCGACGGCGGCGCCCGTGTGGAGGCGGTGGTGCCGCACCGCGAGACCCTCGAGAACTACTTCGTGCGCGACTCCGCGCGTCGCGGCCCCACGCCCGAGACAGGACCCACCCCATGAGCGACATCATCACCCCCGAAGCCGCCCTCGAGCTGATGGAGGACGAAGGCTTCGTCTACGTGGACGTGCGTACCGAGGCCGAGTTCGACGGTGGCCACCCAGCGGGCGCGTACAACATCCCCGTGCGCCTGCGCGGTGCCGCGGGGTTGGTGCCCAACGAGGCGTTCGTAAACGTGGTGAGCGCCAGCTTCGCACCCGACGCGAAGCTCATCGTGGGCTGCCAGATGGGCGGCCGCAGCCAGACCGCCGCAGGCTTGCTGCGTGCTGCCGGCTTCACCAACGTGCGCGACCAGGGGGCCGGCTGGGGCGGCAAGAAAGACCCCTTCGGTGGCACGGCCGAGCTGGGCTGGCAGGCATCTGGCCTGCCCGTGGGCCTGCGCGCCGAGCCGGGCCACGACTACGCCGCGCTCCGCGAAAAAGCGGGCCGCTGACCCCGCTCAGCGCACGTCTTCGGGGCAGTCCCAGTCGTCGAGCGCGCGCGCGAGGCCCGGCGCCTCGAACTCCGCGACGGTGACACGCGCCAGCAGTCGCTGGAACGAGCGCTGTCCCGCCGCGAGCGCGGCATCGACGGCGGGCAGGAGCAGCGCCGGCCGATAGCGCGCGAGCAGCGGCTCCCACGGAGCCTCGGGGCCCCGGCGGGCGGCCAGCACGGCGGCCCCCGAGGGGTGTTCCCGCAGGGCCGTGAGCAGGGCAGGCGTCACGTAAGGCATGTCGCACGCCACGGCGATGACCTGATCGAGCCCACTCGCGTGGGCGGCCTGCAGCAGGGCGCGCAGACCCCCGAGCGGACCGACGCCGGCCGGGTCATCCTGCAGCCGGCCCCGAAACGCGGGCTGATCCGCACCTCCTGCCGCGGAGTTCAACTCCCGCGCATGCACTGTGGCGAGCGGGTCGTACGCCTCCAGATCACCCACCAGCCAGCGGGGAGCACACCCCGCCTCAGCGCCAACGCGGAGCGCGTGGACCACAAGGGACTCGTCACTGCCCGGCACGAGCAAGAGCCCCTTGGGCTGGCCCCCCATGCGGGACGAGCGCCCGCCCACGAGCACGCCCAGGCCGGTGCCGCGGATGGCGTCCGAGCCCGAGGAGCACCCGCTTGTCGTGGAATCAACCGGCATGGCAGAGTGTCTTCTCTGCCTAGCATGAACCGCCCTCCTCGCGCCGTGCCTCGCCGCGCACACCTGCTCTCCTTCACGGCCCTCGCCGGAACCATGGCGTTTTCGTTCGCCAACGGCTGGTTCGTGGACGCGGGGAGCACCGAAGAGGCCTGCCCGCACCACACGGCGCCAGCTGCGGAGGTGGCCGCGGAGCCCAGCTACTCCCCCTTCGTGGTGGACGTGGACACCACTTCGCACGACGCGGTGCCGTTCCATCTCATCTCCTTCAAGGACGTGGGCATGTCGCTGCCCGACGACGCCACCCGTCAGGTGGCGTACGAGAGCCTGGCCGAGGCGCTGTCGCTCGAGCTGGCCGACCTGTCCGGCGACCCGGGAGCACCCACCAGCAGCAGCGTGCGCCACGACCACGGCCTGACCCACCCGTCGGCCCACCTGGCCTGCGAGGGTGGGCACATCTACGTGGACGTGTGGCGCTCCGGCGAGGGCGGCCCCTATGGGTACTCGCTGTGGTCGGGCTGTGGCGAGGACGACCGCTTCGCCTACAACGAGCGGGTGGTGGCGAGCTCGGATGACGCGGCGGCCTCCATGGACCCGCTGGCTCACGAGATCGCCGAGTCCCTCGAGGACGCGCTGCGCCGCCGTTGCTTCCAGCGCACCTGCTGACCACGTTGGCGGACCAGCCCCGCGCCGCGCACCCAACTGTCACCCGCCGGCAACGGGACTCGTGAGGAGCCCCGTGATATCTTGCGGCATGGCTTCTTTCCGCTTGGGCTTGTTCTTGCTGGTGTCTCTGGTGATCCCCGGGTGGGCCTCGCTCGCCCGCGCCAACGGCTCCTATAGCCACATCCACATCTCGCAGCTGGCCGTGGACGAGCTGCCTCCCGGCCCCATCTACGACCTGCTGAGCGACCCGCTCTACGCGCCGATGATGGAGGCGGGCTCCATGTTCCCCGACAGCGGCTACGCCATCTCGAGCCCCTACGGCGAAGAGGCCCACTGGCCGCCGTTCGTGCGCGCGTACCAGGAGTGGCTGACCGAGGAGTACCAGGGCGACTTCTCGACCCCCGAGGCCAAGCAGAACCTCGCGTTCTTCCTCGGGCTGGCGTCGCACGGCGTGGCTGACCAGACCTACGACTTCATGATGCTGACGCGCTCGGAAGAGGTGGACGGGCCGCTCGGCGACGTGGACCGCGAGGCCGACTACTTCATCATCATCGACGAGGGCGTGCAGCTCTTCACGCAGTCTTGGGCGCCCTTCGCGGACCTGCCGGCCATCCTCACCGACAGCGTGGCCTACGGCTCGAACCCGTCCGTGAACGACATCAGCGAGGGCACGCTGGTGGAGGGCATGGGCCGCATGGAGTTCGTGATCTTCATCCAGCGCCGCGCGGCCTACAACGGCTACGTGCAGGCCTGGGAGACCTACCCCTGGCTCGGCACGCACATCTACAACCCCGACGCCAACGGCTCGCTGCCGCACGTGGCCAAGCTCGTGGCTGCCTCGTGGGAGGCGCTCTACCGGCGCGTGCTCGGGACGGCCTCCATGGACACCGACCTGGTGGTGGCCACCGTGCCGGTGGACGGCGCCATGAACTTCCCCGTGGACCCCGCAGAGAGCACCACGCTCACGCAGCTGGGTGTGGTCTTCGGCTACGGCATCCGGCGCGACCAGCTGTCCCCGCTGATGCGGCTGGTGGACGAAGACGGCAACACCGTGCCCACCTCGTTCCACACCCCATACAACACCGGCATCGCGTTCTTCGTGATGCTGCGGCCCACGCAGATGCTGCAGTACGACCACCAGTACCGCGTGGAGATCAGCGCCGGCGTCGAGAACCTGATCGGAGAAGAGAGCACGGTGCCCTACACCTACGCGTTCCGCACGCGCTGCGCCCCGGACATGCTGGCCAACTGCCCGCCGCTGCCGGCGCCGCTGGTGGCCGGGCCCATCCCCACGGAACCCCCGCCGCTCGGGGGCGCTGACATGGGCGTGGACCTCGGCACGGCTCCGGTGGACATGGGCACGCCGCCCCCGCTCACGGGCGGTGGTGGCTGCAGCGTGAGCAGCCCGAGACCGAGGCGCCGTTCGCGATGCTGCTGACGCTCGCCCTGTGCGCCGCGTGGGCCGGTCGCCGCCGGGGTGGCCCACGCCCTTGAGTTCCAGTGTCGCTCCGGCGGGACCGGGCCGCCCGGCAAATAGGCGCCTCATCGGGTGCCTCCGCCCTTCTTCGGTGCCCGCGTGCGGGCCCGCCCGCGTGCGGACTCCTTCCTCCGCGTTGTCGTCGGTGTCGGCTCCTTGCCCAGCTCCTCTTCGATGCGCGCGATGCTCGGCAGGCTGGCGTCGAGCTCCTTTGGCAGAGACTCGACCAACTGGTAGTCGGCGATGCCGAGCGGCACCGAGGTCGAGCGCAGCGCGTACTCGGCGACGAGCTCGTTCTTGGTCTTGCAGAGGAGCAACCCGATGGTCGGTTGGTCGTCATCGGCCTTCACCTGGGCGTCGATGGCGGTGCAGTAGAAGCCGAGCTGCCCGAGGTGCTCCGGCTTGAACTTGCCCGCCTTCAGCTCGACCACCACGTAGCGACGCAGCCGCAGGTGGTAGAAGAGCAGGTCGATGAAGAACTCGTCGCCGCTGACATCGAGCACGCGCTGACGCCCCACGAAAGCGAACCCGGCGCCGAGCTCCAGCAAGAACTTCGTGATGTGCTGCACGAGCGCCGCCTCGACGACGCGCTCCTGCGCGTCCTCTCCGAGGCCCAGGAAGTCGAGACGATAGGGGTCCTTCAGGCTCTCCCGTGCGAGGTCCGAGTGCGGCTCGGGCAGGCGCACCTGGAAGTTCGTGAGCGCAGCGCCTGTCCGCTGCATCGCCTGCGCGTCGATCTGGAGGACGAGCACGTTGCGCGACCAGCCGTGCTCGATCGCCTTCTGTGCGTACCAGCGGCGCTCCTCGGGCGTCTCGAGCTTCTCCAGCAGCGCGAGGTGCGTGTACCAGGGCAATTGTGCAAGCACCCCTTGCACAAAGTCCTCGTCGGGCCACGCCACGGCGAACGCGCGCATGTACTTGAGGTTGCGGGGCGAGAAACCCTCGCTGTCGGGGAACTCGGTCTTCAGGTCGGCCGAGATGCGGTCGACGATCTTCGCGCCCCACCCCTGGGCGTCCTGGCGCGCACGAATGTCGCGACCGATGCGCCAGTAGAGCCCCAGCAGCTCGTTGTTGACGGCGCGCGCGGCCCGCTGGCGTGCTTCGTGGACACCGGCCTTCACCCCGCGGATCCAGTCGGAGTAGC encodes:
- a CDS encoding ABC transporter ATP-binding protein, whose protein sequence is MTDKEAASSPEPTAPETVLTVKDLKKTFRIGFLRKKVEAVKGVSFEVRRGEVFGLLGPNGAGKTTSIKCVLRLIHQDEGTVTIFGRAPGDREAVRRLGYMPENPYIYQYLRPLEFLDLCGRLMGMSPKDRAQRSDEMLTRVGLDHARDRPIGKFSKGMMQRVGLAQSLLHDPDLLVLDEPMSGLDPIGRKEVRDLLVEQRARGKTLIFTSHILSDVEMLCDRVAILQHGLVTAAGTLDELLHRGQRRFEVQLGSVSEATRAALADLGTLTSQGASWVIGVDGEAAVEPVLRAALDGGARVEAVVPHRETLENYFVRDSARRGPTPETGPTP
- a CDS encoding DUF1016 family protein, with protein sequence MSRATLDAAPDGYSDWIRGVKAGVHEARQRAARAVNNELLGLYWRIGRDIRARQDAQGWGAKIVDRISADLKTEFPDSEGFSPRNLKYMRAFAVAWPDEDFVQGVLAQLPWYTHLALLEKLETPEERRWYAQKAIEHGWSRNVLVLQIDAQAMQRTGAALTNFQVRLPEPHSDLARESLKDPYRLDFLGLGEDAQERVVEAALVQHITKFLLELGAGFAFVGRQRVLDVSGDEFFIDLLFYHLRLRRYVVVELKAGKFKPEHLGQLGFYCTAIDAQVKADDDQPTIGLLLCKTKNELVAEYALRSTSVPLGIADYQLVESLPKELDASLPSIARIEEELGKEPTPTTTRRKESARGRARTRAPKKGGGTR
- a CDS encoding rhodanese-like domain-containing protein, whose translation is MSDIITPEAALELMEDEGFVYVDVRTEAEFDGGHPAGAYNIPVRLRGAAGLVPNEAFVNVVSASFAPDAKLIVGCQMGGRSQTAAGLLRAAGFTNVRDQGAGWGGKKDPFGGTAELGWQASGLPVGLRAEPGHDYAALREKAGR
- a CDS encoding zinc dependent phospholipase C family protein: MASFRLGLFLLVSLVIPGWASLARANGSYSHIHISQLAVDELPPGPIYDLLSDPLYAPMMEAGSMFPDSGYAISSPYGEEAHWPPFVRAYQEWLTEEYQGDFSTPEAKQNLAFFLGLASHGVADQTYDFMMLTRSEEVDGPLGDVDREADYFIIIDEGVQLFTQSWAPFADLPAILTDSVAYGSNPSVNDISEGTLVEGMGRMEFVIFIQRRAAYNGYVQAWETYPWLGTHIYNPDANGSLPHVAKLVAASWEALYRRVLGTASMDTDLVVATVPVDGAMNFPVDPAESTTLTQLGVVFGYGIRRDQLSPLMRLVDEDGNTVPTSFHTPYNTGIAFFVMLRPTQMLQYDHQYRVEISAGVENLIGEESTVPYTYAFRTRCAPDMLANCPPLPAPLVAGPIPTEPPPLGGADMGVDLGTAPVDMGTPPPLTGGGGCSVSSPRPRRRSRCC
- a CDS encoding NTP transferase domain-containing protein; translated protein: MPVDSTTSGCSSGSDAIRGTGLGVLVGGRSSRMGGQPKGLLLVPGSDESLVVHALRVGAEAGCAPRWLVGDLEAYDPLATVHARELNSAAGGADQPAFRGRLQDDPAGVGPLGGLRALLQAAHASGLDQVIAVACDMPYVTPALLTALREHPSGAAVLAARRGPEAPWEPLLARYRPALLLPAVDAALAAGQRSFQRLLARVTVAEFEAPGLARALDDWDCPEDVR